One segment of Lytechinus variegatus isolate NC3 chromosome 13, Lvar_3.0, whole genome shotgun sequence DNA contains the following:
- the LOC121426906 gene encoding uncharacterized protein LOC121426906 yields the protein MYNRQQADWCSTNLFIGNILVIQAFHHNPEMFKSGFQPVCVLYQGNQSPFDGSCQLVCRHQIQQEDINTGDTVTVIDLGGSNGSGTAGAKNEGPPIRQGIVMGQEMVSSLIAAQFKTKLPEETSPNPNKRRKMSDEQDNSKDEKGKLETSLLRSVNSAVNVLSNEVARQSKELAHIKQRQIQMMNLLDGVFRKREVTYMGESSSTSSVVHVRNREEELTDSGPVISSVRSTAAGTGGKVMNIKSEIHARSSPVPSQGSESFEEGLYSVVKLSPEQEHGWEEDPGTPSTAGDKPRYLEGTVLDNKGQYIEKVTAEEKNNQFEQSVLDNKKQYLDQIFKNWRRGDNVEIGNYTLKVMMPVTELEDILYKTNNATSFAYRLAGKCFTSREMLEGNTRGGGFRMDGEVFKQLNPDVVEMIGGEVKKRFPFSDEALLSRIVRNAINERARNERKKKARFTSHKFEDESSPQIITDSETFE from the exons ATGTACAACCGCCAACAGGCTGACTGGTGCAGTACCAACTTATTC ATTGGCAACATTCTCGTGATACAAGCATTCCATCATAATCCCGAAATGTTTAAATCGGGTTTTCAACCAGTGTGTGTTCTATACCAAGGTAATCAGTCTCCCTTTGATGGAAGCTGCCAGTTGGTTTGCCGACATCAGATTCAACAAGAAGACATCAACACAGGAGACACAGTTAcg GTGATAGATTTAGGTGGCTCTAATGGAAGTGGGACGGCTGGTGCCAAGAATGAAGGACCTCCCATCAGACAAGGCATCGTTATGGGTCAGGAGATGGTCTCGAGTCTGATTGCAGCTCAATTCAAAACCAAACTGCCAGAAGAAACA AGTCCAAATCCGAACAAAAGGAGAAAGATGTCTGACGAACAAGATAACTCAAAAGATGAGAAAGGCAAACTA GAGACGAGCCTGCTCCGAAGTGTCAATTCAGCTGTGAATGTGCTAAGTAATGAGGTCGCAAGGCAATCCAAGGAGCTTGCTCACATAAAGCAACGACAAATCCAGATGATGAATCTCCTTGATGGGGTGTTCAGGAAACGAGAAGTCACATACATGGGAGAGTCGTCTTCAACATCGTCTGTAGTTCATGTCCGAAATCGGGAGGAGGAGTTAACAGACTCGGGGCCAGTCATATCATCTGTTCGGTCCACTGCTGCAGGAACTGGTGGCAAAGTAATGAACATTAAATCTGAGATCCATGCAAGAAGTTCACCTGTACCTTCACAAGGTAGTGAGTCATTCGAGGAGGGTTTGTACTCGGTGGTCAAACTGTCCCCAGAACAGGAGCATGGATGGGAGGAGGACCCAGGTACACCTTCGACAGCTGGAGACAAGCCACGGTATCTTGAAGGGACAGTTCTGGACAACAAAGGGCAGTATATTGAGAAGGTAACAGCAGAAGAAAAGAACAATCAATTTGAACAGTCAGTCCTAGACAACAAGAAGCAGTATCTTGACCAGATATTTAAAAACTGGCGACGTGGTGACAATGTCGAGATCGGAAACTACACTCTTAAGGTGATGATGCCCGTTACTGAGCTTGAAGATATTCTGTACAAGACGAACAATGCTACCAGCTTCGCTTATCGCTTGGCTGGGAAGTGCTTCACATCGAGGGAGATGTTGGAGGGCAACACAAGAGGTGGAGGATTCCGCATGGATGGAGAGGTCTTCAAGCAACTGAATCCGGACGTTGTGGAGATGATCGGAGGAGAAGTGAAGAAACGCTTTCCATTCAGTGACGAAGCTTTGCTTTCTCGCATTGTAAGGAATGCCATCAATGAGAGGGCACGTaatgaaaggaagaagaaagctAGATTCACCTCGCACAAGTTTGAAGACGAGAGCTCACCACAAATAATCACTGACTCAGAgacttttgaataa